One Chloroflexota bacterium DNA segment encodes these proteins:
- the larA gene encoding nickel-dependent lactate racemase, whose protein sequence is MPGDFVTIPYGADELRFQVNHDAVLAGVFTPHPAPPATDPERVIREALANPIDSPRLRAEAGDARSALILVDDITRETPTHLLVPAILEELRAGGLPDDAVQVMIALGTHRPMTPDEVCAKLGDEVLSRVEVTQHDHTVAPLRDLGTTPDGTPVHVNAGLFERDLVIGTGAVVPHHIAGFSAGAKIVQPGVSGAATTAATHMFSARAVEPLLGQVVTPVRREMERIAERSGMRHVLNVTLNSDGQLVTARFGTTRGAYRRAVADAQGIYGVPAPTGLDIVIAGSHPCDIEFWQAHKSLYPAAMLVRPGGTIIVVTPCPEGVAVMHPEMLDYAASPADALITRYEKGEFDDPVAASLATAWARVREHARVILVSDGVAREDARALAFDRADTVEAALEIAAADARANPSVGVLTHAPDTLPLTN, encoded by the coding sequence GTGCCAGGCGATTTCGTCACCATTCCCTACGGCGCGGATGAGCTGCGCTTTCAGGTCAACCACGACGCGGTGCTGGCCGGTGTCTTCACGCCGCACCCGGCCCCGCCGGCGACCGATCCGGAGCGCGTGATTCGGGAAGCGTTGGCAAACCCTATAGATAGCCCGCGACTGCGCGCGGAGGCCGGCGACGCTCGCTCGGCGCTCATCCTGGTCGACGACATCACCCGCGAAACTCCCACGCACCTCCTGGTACCGGCGATCCTCGAGGAACTGCGCGCCGGCGGCCTGCCGGACGATGCCGTGCAGGTAATGATCGCCCTGGGGACGCACCGTCCGATGACGCCGGACGAGGTTTGCGCCAAGCTCGGCGACGAGGTGCTCAGCCGGGTCGAGGTCACCCAGCACGACCACACGGTTGCCCCACTGCGCGACCTGGGCACCACGCCCGACGGCACGCCGGTGCACGTGAACGCCGGGCTGTTCGAACGCGACCTGGTCATCGGCACCGGCGCGGTTGTGCCCCACCACATCGCCGGGTTCTCGGCCGGAGCCAAGATCGTGCAGCCGGGCGTGTCCGGCGCGGCCACCACCGCCGCGACCCACATGTTCAGCGCGCGCGCCGTCGAGCCGCTGCTCGGCCAGGTGGTGACGCCGGTGCGCCGCGAAATGGAGCGCATCGCCGAACGGTCCGGCATGCGCCATGTCCTAAACGTCACGCTCAACAGCGACGGCCAGCTCGTCACGGCGCGCTTCGGAACCACGCGCGGGGCCTATCGGCGCGCCGTGGCGGACGCCCAGGGCATCTACGGCGTGCCCGCGCCGACAGGGCTCGACATCGTCATTGCCGGCTCGCACCCGTGCGATATCGAGTTTTGGCAGGCGCACAAGAGCCTCTATCCCGCGGCGATGCTGGTGCGTCCGGGAGGCACGATCATCGTGGTGACGCCGTGCCCCGAGGGCGTGGCCGTGATGCATCCGGAGATGCTGGACTACGCGGCGTCCCCGGCCGACGCGCTCATCACCCGTTACGAAAAGGGCGAGTTCGACGACCCGGTCGCCGCATCGCTGGCCACCGCGTGGGCGCGCGTTCGCGAGCATGCGCGGGTGATCCTGGTCTCGGACGGCGTGGCGCGCGAGGACGCCCGCGCCCTGGCGTTCGACCGGGCGGATACGGTCGAGGCGGCGCTCGAAATCGCAGCCGCCGATGCTCGCGCCAACCCATCCGTGGGCGTGCTCACCCACGCGCCCGACACGCTTCCGCTGACGAACTAG
- a CDS encoding glycosyltransferase family 2 protein produces MTPMHDIEASVVVVTWNGRDRLSESLPAIVGQRNVRHEVVLVDNGSTDGTTAWVRDAFPSVRLVELSENTGFAAGNNRGFEAARAPLVATINNDAIPDPDWLASLVRNATAHPDIGMFASRMVYLHDPEVIDSAGISLDPLGIAWDRSAGTPVKDDADGEVFGASAGAALYRRELLKATGGFDERFFAYLEDVDLAWRARWLGWRARYVTAARVRHMHSATWAEDSPLKTYHLGRNKVWLIAKNYPLGALIRWLPLILAYDAASLPITIWRQRSLATVRGRLAGLMRLSDIWRSRAHLTPSPNAPRRHATWSELREVMELLRSPLSIWRRHRQLRRALGSVSDASGTHS; encoded by the coding sequence ATGACGCCCATGCACGACATTGAAGCCTCGGTCGTCGTCGTGACCTGGAACGGACGCGATCGGCTGAGCGAATCGCTGCCGGCCATCGTCGGACAGCGGAACGTCCGGCACGAGGTGGTTCTGGTCGACAACGGCTCGACCGACGGCACGACGGCCTGGGTCCGAGACGCGTTCCCATCGGTGCGCCTTGTGGAGCTTTCAGAAAACACCGGATTCGCGGCCGGCAACAACCGCGGCTTCGAGGCCGCCCGCGCGCCGCTCGTCGCCACCATCAACAACGACGCGATCCCCGACCCGGATTGGCTTGCGAGCCTGGTGCGCAACGCGACGGCGCACCCGGACATCGGCATGTTCGCCAGCCGCATGGTTTATCTGCACGATCCCGAGGTCATCGATTCCGCCGGCATCAGCCTGGACCCGCTGGGCATCGCGTGGGATCGAAGCGCCGGGACGCCCGTGAAGGATGACGCCGACGGTGAAGTCTTCGGGGCCAGCGCCGGGGCGGCGCTGTATCGGCGCGAGCTGCTCAAGGCGACGGGCGGTTTCGACGAGCGCTTCTTCGCCTATTTGGAAGACGTCGACCTTGCCTGGCGCGCGCGCTGGCTGGGGTGGAGAGCTCGATACGTGACCGCCGCGCGGGTTCGCCACATGCACTCCGCCACGTGGGCCGAAGACTCGCCGCTCAAGACCTATCACCTGGGCCGGAACAAGGTCTGGCTGATCGCCAAGAACTATCCGCTTGGAGCGCTGATCCGGTGGCTGCCGCTAATCCTGGCCTACGACGCCGCGTCGCTGCCCATCACCATCTGGCGGCAGCGCAGCCTGGCCACCGTGCGCGGGCGGCTGGCGGGACTCATGCGCCTGTCCGACATTTGGCGCAGCCGCGCGCACCTCACACCATCACCGAATGCGCCGCGCCGACACGCCACCTGGTCGGAGCTGCGCGAGGTGATGGAACTCCTGCGGTCGCCGCTCTCGATCTGGCGACGTCACCGTCAACTCCGCCGCGCCCTGGGCTCAGTGTCCGACGCTTCTGGCACGCATTCATAG
- a CDS encoding alpha/beta hydrolase — translation MPMLQLRGQRINLATRGVRGSAILFLHGLGPGAVVWEMVTQGLPEDRRALMLEFPGFGESPPEGFAGDIEHAATLLHHSLHQANQLDPIPIVAHDYGGLVALCFAARYPSHVARLVLLGSGAFVRDVHSLWTVHERIKMRGWDADAAKRWLTRGLVEDLADEHLSSMCDAAATTDADVVAGCLRAMIGAEYLEASRTITAPILVLRGDADPFVTEDDAAILTARATKATQVNVAHAGHWPHLEAPDECRAAILDFVNAK, via the coding sequence ATGCCAATGCTCCAACTGCGTGGACAGCGCATCAATCTGGCAACCAGGGGCGTGCGGGGTTCGGCCATCCTATTCCTGCACGGCCTGGGGCCCGGCGCGGTTGTCTGGGAGATGGTGACCCAGGGGCTACCCGAGGACCGGCGCGCGCTGATGCTCGAGTTTCCCGGCTTCGGCGAGAGTCCGCCCGAGGGCTTCGCGGGCGACATCGAGCACGCCGCGACGCTGCTGCACCACTCGCTGCACCAGGCCAATCAGCTCGATCCGATTCCGATCGTGGCCCACGACTACGGCGGACTCGTCGCCCTGTGCTTCGCGGCGCGATATCCCAGCCATGTCGCACGCCTCGTCCTGCTCGGGTCTGGGGCGTTCGTCCGTGACGTGCACAGCCTCTGGACGGTGCACGAGCGGATCAAGATGCGCGGCTGGGATGCCGATGCCGCCAAACGGTGGCTGACGCGCGGCCTTGTCGAAGACTTGGCCGACGAGCACCTGTCGTCAATGTGCGACGCGGCGGCGACCACCGATGCCGACGTGGTTGCCGGGTGCTTGCGCGCCATGATCGGCGCGGAATACCTGGAAGCGTCCCGCACGATTACCGCGCCCATTCTCGTCTTGCGCGGCGACGCCGACCCCTTCGTGACCGAGGACGACGCGGCCATCCTCACCGCCCGCGCAACCAAGGCCACCCAGGTCAACGTCGCGCACGCGGGCCACTGGCCGCACCTGGAGGCGCCGGATGAATGTCGCGCGGCGATCCTGGACTTCGTAAACGCGAAGTAG
- a CDS encoding transglutaminaseTgpA domain-containing protein: protein MSVAAATASRIRFPTLPAGSLLTFGLVLAATLAPLASIHLVGWAPGTGVLFAVAIVAVLAAWWLSARRMSSVWIVAIGVVTDLAVAYVVASEAFPGPIDGVRNFAALFGETVEWVQLRQSGALGGEPPLNAAANETWELLRDLYFRLEGWFQSAFAFQVSRDNVVFLFWMTMAAWGMGYFAGWMAFRRRSALWALTPGMLALGINVTYIGPDWVPFVVFLSAALALIVHLRTTSLESKWATTGTSYTRGLGNTVFAWALVVIALVVVLSVALPRAAGNPVAEAFWTYLGDGWGNVETGIQRLFGGVSNPAGAALAGRESMGLSGPQPFQPRGSMIIESTSPNYWKGQTFDVYTGQGWRSTYRELAEREPSAPLAESFGLEARIPVRTNVEMLDFTTSVLYSPGDVIRVNRRYLAQVDDSGAPIEDYASIRATRRVGQRLVYSVDSTFSGATIAQLRGASTEYPEWIAPYLELPEMPDRVLALAQRFAEAGETAFDRVLAIEFFMRRFPFAVDAPPLPGDRDATDFFLTESRRGSAVNIASTMAVLVRALDIPSRLVNGFVAGDYDAATNRFFVNPEHAHTWVEVYFPGYGWVAFEPSGFRLPVERQTDDAGDGIATSNVIGGLGPTFDDLLEDLELMSGSAGGGFSAVQPDEEDAFGEVLGNIAGVLVGMAIVLGALLAIVLAAVGAVFARNRLQQPSTGVQRVYARMVSYARRAGYNAGASETPQEVSRRLGAWLFPDTMAAGADGASPPETVAVAYMRATYSQHRVTRAERRAVDEAWRVIRQRLIRRIVQPARFLERFQRA from the coding sequence CACTGCTGACCTTTGGGTTGGTGCTGGCGGCCACGCTGGCGCCGCTCGCCAGCATTCACCTGGTTGGCTGGGCGCCCGGAACGGGCGTGCTGTTCGCCGTGGCCATCGTGGCCGTTCTGGCCGCGTGGTGGCTGTCCGCTCGGCGCATGTCGTCGGTCTGGATCGTGGCGATCGGCGTCGTCACCGACCTGGCCGTGGCGTATGTCGTCGCGTCGGAGGCCTTTCCCGGCCCCATCGACGGCGTGCGGAACTTCGCCGCGCTCTTTGGCGAGACGGTGGAGTGGGTGCAACTCCGCCAGTCGGGGGCCCTCGGCGGCGAGCCGCCCCTCAACGCCGCGGCCAACGAGACCTGGGAGCTGTTGCGGGACCTGTATTTCCGGCTCGAGGGCTGGTTCCAATCGGCGTTTGCGTTCCAAGTCAGCCGCGACAACGTGGTGTTCCTCTTCTGGATGACCATGGCCGCCTGGGGCATGGGGTATTTCGCGGGCTGGATGGCATTTCGACGTCGAAGCGCCCTGTGGGCATTGACCCCGGGCATGCTGGCGCTCGGAATCAACGTGACCTACATCGGTCCCGACTGGGTCCCGTTCGTCGTGTTCCTCTCGGCGGCCCTGGCGTTGATCGTGCACTTGCGCACGACGTCGTTGGAGTCGAAGTGGGCGACGACGGGCACGTCCTACACACGCGGTCTGGGCAACACGGTGTTCGCGTGGGCCTTGGTCGTGATCGCCTTGGTGGTGGTGCTGTCCGTGGCCTTGCCTCGGGCGGCCGGCAATCCCGTGGCGGAGGCGTTTTGGACCTACCTGGGCGACGGCTGGGGCAACGTGGAGACGGGCATTCAGCGCTTGTTCGGCGGGGTCTCGAACCCCGCCGGCGCGGCGCTTGCCGGACGCGAATCGATGGGGCTGAGCGGTCCACAACCGTTTCAGCCGCGCGGCAGCATGATCATCGAGTCGACATCGCCGAACTACTGGAAGGGGCAGACGTTCGACGTCTACACCGGACAGGGCTGGCGCAGCACGTATCGCGAGCTGGCCGAGCGCGAGCCGAGCGCACCGCTGGCGGAGTCGTTTGGGCTCGAGGCGCGCATTCCCGTGCGGACCAACGTGGAGATGCTCGACTTCACCACGTCAGTGCTGTATTCGCCCGGCGACGTCATTCGAGTAAATCGTCGCTACCTCGCGCAGGTGGACGACTCCGGCGCACCGATCGAGGACTACGCCTCGATCCGCGCCACGCGTCGCGTCGGGCAGCGCCTGGTCTATTCGGTGGATTCGACGTTCTCCGGGGCGACGATCGCGCAGCTCCGGGGGGCGTCAACGGAATATCCGGAGTGGATCGCGCCGTATCTGGAACTGCCCGAAATGCCGGATCGCGTGCTCGCGCTCGCCCAGCGCTTCGCGGAGGCCGGGGAAACGGCGTTCGACCGCGTGCTCGCCATTGAGTTCTTCATGCGGCGCTTCCCGTTTGCCGTCGATGCTCCTCCGCTCCCCGGCGATCGCGACGCGACCGACTTTTTCCTCACGGAATCGCGGCGCGGTTCAGCCGTGAACATCGCGTCCACCATGGCCGTCCTGGTGCGCGCCCTCGACATTCCGTCTCGTCTCGTGAATGGCTTCGTGGCCGGCGACTATGACGCGGCGACGAACCGCTTCTTCGTGAATCCCGAGCACGCCCATACCTGGGTCGAGGTCTATTTTCCAGGGTATGGCTGGGTGGCCTTTGAGCCCTCCGGGTTCCGCCTGCCGGTGGAACGCCAAACCGACGACGCCGGTGACGGCATCGCCACAAGCAACGTTATCGGAGGACTCGGACCGACCTTTGACGACTTGCTCGAAGATCTCGAGCTGATGAGTGGCTCCGCCGGTGGAGGTTTCTCGGCGGTCCAGCCCGACGAAGAGGACGCCTTCGGCGAGGTGCTCGGCAACATTGCCGGCGTCCTGGTTGGCATGGCCATCGTCCTGGGCGCGCTGCTGGCGATCGTCCTGGCCGCGGTGGGCGCCGTGTTCGCGCGCAACCGCCTGCAACAGCCAAGCACGGGCGTGCAGCGAGTCTACGCACGGATGGTGAGCTACGCGCGCCGCGCTGGCTACAATGCCGGGGCATCCGAGACGCCGCAGGAGGTGTCGCGGCGCTTGGGCGCGTGGCTGTTCCCCGACACCATGGCGGCTGGCGCTGACGGGGCAAGTCCTCCCGAGACGGTGGCCGTGGCGTACATGCGGGCCACCTATAGTCAGCACCGTGTGACGCGGGCAGAAAGGCGAGCGGTTGACGAAGCGTGGCGGGTCATCCGGCAGCGACTCATCCGGCGCATCGTGCAACCCGCGCGTTTCCTGGAGCGCTTTCAGCGCGCCTAG
- the secG gene encoding preprotein translocase subunit SecG, whose product MGSGFQAAQVVLAVILIGVVLLQVRNAGVGSALGGSDSSFFASRRGIDRVLFNFTIGISALFFLVSVLAVRFQ is encoded by the coding sequence GTGGGTTCCGGTTTTCAGGCGGCGCAGGTGGTTTTGGCGGTCATTCTGATCGGCGTCGTGCTGCTGCAGGTGCGCAACGCCGGCGTGGGCTCGGCCCTCGGCGGCAGCGACAGCTCGTTCTTCGCCTCGCGCCGCGGGATCGACCGCGTGCTCTTCAACTTCACGATCGGGATCTCGGCCTTATTCTTCCTGGTCTCCGTCCTCGCCGTCCGCTTCCAGTAG
- a CDS encoding PD-(D/E)XK nuclease family protein — protein MHPAPLVGLRVAPPLRFLSPTKLRTYATCPLQYRHRYVDRLEAPYTPASLVGQAIHETLEANFRAKKHTRRDLSLAEAQEIYDRVWERFAPGPADAADPDDPWEAAYESGRCALEHYLTEAAAALAPHLVEHRFRFTVPSVPWPVVGTVDLVDQNGTVIDFKTSRRPYDAAYLDGDLQLMCYAIGYAAFRAGSRVRPGELPSPYFIPDVRVDVLVVADPPSVQRLEARYDREDLREFGERAASIAAGIQDERFEAFWRAPDAAENASVCRRCSYVDRCPDALVSPDELLEADGEDGDQEE, from the coding sequence ATGCATCCGGCGCCGCTGGTTGGGTTGCGCGTGGCTCCCCCGCTCCGATTTCTCTCGCCTACCAAGTTGCGAACCTATGCGACCTGTCCGCTGCAGTACAGGCATCGCTACGTGGATCGCCTCGAGGCTCCATACACCCCGGCCTCACTGGTTGGCCAGGCCATTCACGAGACGCTGGAGGCGAATTTCCGGGCGAAGAAGCACACGCGTCGCGATTTGTCGTTGGCCGAGGCCCAGGAAATCTACGACCGCGTCTGGGAGCGATTTGCGCCGGGTCCGGCGGACGCCGCCGACCCGGACGATCCGTGGGAGGCGGCCTACGAGTCCGGTCGGTGCGCACTGGAGCACTATCTGACCGAAGCCGCCGCGGCCTTGGCGCCGCATCTTGTCGAGCATCGATTCCGGTTCACGGTCCCCAGCGTGCCATGGCCGGTCGTCGGCACGGTCGATCTGGTGGATCAAAACGGCACGGTCATCGACTTCAAGACCTCCCGCCGGCCCTACGACGCCGCCTATCTCGATGGCGATCTCCAGCTCATGTGTTACGCGATCGGATACGCCGCGTTTCGCGCCGGGTCGCGCGTTCGGCCCGGTGAGCTGCCGTCGCCGTATTTCATTCCTGACGTCCGCGTGGACGTGCTGGTCGTCGCCGATCCGCCGTCGGTGCAGCGCTTGGAGGCGCGCTACGACCGGGAGGACCTGCGCGAGTTCGGGGAGCGTGCCGCGAGCATTGCGGCGGGCATCCAGGACGAGCGCTTCGAGGCATTTTGGCGGGCCCCCGACGCCGCGGAGAACGCGAGCGTCTGCCGGCGGTGCTCCTACGTGGACCGGTGCCCGGACGCGCTGGTGTCGCCCGACGAGCTACTGGAAGCGGACGGCGAGGACGGAGACCAGGAAGAATAA
- a CDS encoding YtxH domain-containing protein → MPDMAWIMLGVALGFIVGGAIGTVLAPQRGSELIAQVGARLRKAREAAQRAAEAAEGATKERHDQPSRRRRGRSRRRRRRRR, encoded by the coding sequence GTGCCCGACATGGCCTGGATCATGCTCGGCGTGGCTCTCGGGTTCATCGTCGGCGGCGCGATTGGCACGGTGCTCGCGCCCCAGCGCGGCAGCGAGCTGATTGCGCAGGTGGGCGCCAGGTTGCGCAAGGCCCGCGAGGCCGCGCAGCGCGCCGCCGAGGCCGCCGAAGGCGCCACCAAAGAGCGACATGATCAGCCGTCGCGGCGACGCCGCGGCCGGTCCCGTCGACGACGAAGGCGTCGGCGCTGA
- a CDS encoding fumarylacetoacetate hydrolase family protein yields the protein MRIVRYAHPSGARYGSLDDDGTVHAIDGDIFGDHSVGESVGSVDDLKLLAPIVPGKAIGVGLNYMEHIMETVGESGVPKMPMLFIKPSTAISGPGDDIVLPRADGFRHAINDPALQEEPFGEVHYEAELVVVMGKTCRNVDVSEALDYVLGYTCGNDVSARKLQFAEMAMGCILMGKGLDTFAPLGPCIVTDIDPNNLRIQARVNGETKQDNNTSDMLFNVASLITYLAQGLTLEPGDCIFTGTPEGVGPLAVGDTVEIELEHIGVLRNPVVAA from the coding sequence ATGCGGATCGTCCGATACGCGCACCCTTCCGGCGCTCGCTACGGCTCACTCGACGACGACGGCACCGTCCACGCGATCGACGGGGACATCTTCGGGGACCACTCGGTTGGCGAATCCGTCGGTTCGGTCGACGACCTCAAGCTGCTGGCGCCCATCGTGCCGGGCAAGGCCATCGGGGTCGGCCTGAACTACATGGAACACATCATGGAGACCGTCGGTGAGAGCGGCGTGCCCAAGATGCCGATGCTCTTCATCAAGCCGAGCACAGCCATCAGCGGCCCAGGGGACGACATCGTGCTGCCCCGCGCGGACGGCTTTCGCCACGCGATCAACGATCCCGCGCTCCAGGAAGAGCCGTTCGGCGAGGTCCACTACGAGGCGGAGCTTGTGGTCGTCATGGGCAAGACCTGCCGCAACGTCGACGTCTCCGAGGCGCTCGACTACGTGCTTGGCTACACCTGCGGCAACGACGTGAGCGCCCGCAAGCTGCAATTCGCCGAAATGGCCATGGGTTGCATCCTGATGGGCAAGGGCTTGGATACCTTCGCGCCGCTGGGTCCGTGCATCGTGACCGACATCGACCCCAACAACCTGCGCATCCAGGCGCGCGTCAACGGCGAGACGAAGCAGGACAACAACACGTCCGACATGCTCTTCAACGTCGCGTCGCTCATCACCTACCTGGCGCAGGGGCTCACGCTGGAACCCGGCGACTGCATCTTCACGGGCACGCCCGAGGGCGTCGGCCCGCTCGCCGTCGGCGACACGGTCGAGATCGAGCTGGAGCACATCGGCGTGCTGCGCAATCCAGTGGTGGCCGCGTAG
- the pdxA gene encoding 4-hydroxythreonine-4-phosphate dehydrogenase PdxA, which produces MGDPTGVGPEILIKSLAKSETYAMCRPLAVGSVSAIERMAGILGSELKVVAADPESAAYVHGTIEVYDPWGEDLSDLPFKQVTVEGGRSSAEAVIEAAKLVMDGRAAAIVTGPIHKEAINRAGYHYAGHTELLADLTETPGTRMLLVAPSLRVIHNSTHVSLREAIDRVTRDNVLHCIRLLHESLQLLGFEHPRIAVNGLNPHAGEDRLFGDEDADEILPAIEAARAEGMDVTGPEPGDTVYNKAIDGRFDGIVAMYHDQGHVAVKTAGFFDGINVSVGMPIIRTSVDHGTAYGRAGEGRAREDSLDHAIKVAAQMSRAKLTAAGA; this is translated from the coding sequence ATGGGCGACCCGACCGGAGTCGGACCGGAGATCCTGATCAAGTCCCTGGCCAAGTCGGAAACCTATGCCATGTGCCGACCGCTTGCCGTGGGCAGCGTCTCGGCGATCGAGCGCATGGCCGGCATTCTCGGTTCCGAACTGAAGGTCGTTGCCGCGGATCCGGAATCGGCCGCCTACGTGCACGGCACGATCGAGGTCTACGACCCATGGGGCGAGGACCTGAGCGACTTGCCCTTCAAGCAGGTGACGGTCGAAGGCGGGCGATCCTCCGCCGAGGCCGTGATCGAAGCCGCCAAGCTGGTCATGGACGGTCGCGCGGCGGCCATCGTCACCGGACCTATCCACAAGGAAGCCATCAACCGCGCCGGCTATCACTACGCCGGCCACACCGAGCTGCTGGCGGACCTGACCGAGACGCCCGGCACGCGCATGCTGCTGGTGGCGCCGTCGCTGCGGGTGATTCACAACAGCACGCACGTCTCACTGCGCGAGGCCATCGACCGCGTGACGCGCGACAACGTGCTGCACTGCATCCGGCTGCTGCACGAGTCGCTGCAACTGCTCGGCTTCGAGCATCCGCGCATCGCCGTCAACGGGCTCAACCCCCACGCCGGCGAGGACCGGCTGTTCGGCGACGAGGATGCGGACGAGATCCTGCCCGCCATCGAGGCGGCGCGGGCGGAAGGCATGGACGTGACCGGCCCCGAGCCGGGCGACACGGTCTACAACAAGGCCATCGACGGGCGCTTCGACGGCATCGTGGCCATGTACCACGACCAGGGCCACGTGGCAGTCAAGACCGCGGGGTTCTTCGACGGCATCAACGTGTCGGTGGGCATGCCGATCATCCGCACCAGCGTGGACCACGGCACCGCCTATGGCCGCGCGGGCGAAGGACGGGCGCGCGAAGACAGCCTGGACCACGCCATCAAGGTCGCGGCACAGATGTCGCGCGCGAAGCTGACGGCGGCCGGCGCCTGA